Sequence from the Clostridium botulinum genome:
ATCTTTCTCTAATTTTATTTGCTACAATTTCCGCATCTTTTTCTGCATCACCATGACTTACAAATATAATATCATTTTCACATTTATAGCTACCCATTAATTTTTCCATATTATCAAGTAACTTTGCTAATGACTGCTTACGGCCTCTTGTTTTAGAAATAGGTATAAGTTTACCTTCATTATCTACATGAATAATTGGTTTTACGCCTATTACAGTTCCAAGAATAGCAGTAGTTTTTGATACACGTCCACCTCTATATAAATGGTTCAAATCATCTACTGTGAAATATTGACAAACATTAAGCTTATTTTCTTCAAGCCAAGCAGCTATTTCTTCTATATTTTTACCATTCTTTTTTAATTCTACTGCTTTATAAACTAAAAGGCCTTCGCCAGATGAAACACTTAACGAATCTATAACTATAACTTTATTATCAGGATATGTTTCTTCTAATTCAATAGATGCAATTCTTGTACTATTAAAACTTCCACTAAGCCCAGAAGAAAAGCAAATATGAAGTACATCATATCCTTCTTTTAAATATTTTTCAAATTGTATCTTTGCTTGTTCTGGATTTACTTGCGCTGTTGTTGGCATTGACCCTGAACGCATTTTATCGTAAAAATCCTTTATATCTAAAACTTCATCTCCTATGTATTCTTTGCCGTCCATTTGAAATGACATTGTTAATAATCCTATGTTATTTTCATCAAAATATTCTTTTGGTAAATCCGCTGTTGTATCTGTTGTTATAATAAACTTTTTCATAAAAACCTACATCCTTACTATATATTTAATTTCATACTACATATTATAAAATAATTTTTATCTGTAAATATTTTATTTTATAATGAAACTCTAATTATGTAAATTATATCATAACTTTATTAAACTATGTATTATAAAATAATACTTTCCAATGAAAAATCAACTATTTGTATTTTTACTTTTATGCACTTTTGTTAAAAAACATCTATAGAATTAATCTTTATCATTATTTTTACAATTATACTTTAAAACAAAATAAAGTTGCCCAAATAGATTTGAGTCTATGAAGATTTTTAACTATATGTTAAAAACTTTAGTAAGTAATATGCTCATAGTTCTTTATGCTATATTTACTTACGAAAAATATAAAAAATACAATTAAAGGAGTTTACAATTAATCTCCTTTAATTGTATGCTTACTTAATAATATTATACTACAAATGTTCTTATCAAAATATACTAATAAAACTTAATTTTTTAATTTTACTGTTATCGTTTAAAAGCTTGTTTCACTTCCAATATAACATGCTATTTTTCTATCTAAGTATATATCTTGAAGCTCATCTAATTTATCTTCACTCGTTGGTTCATCATTGCTATAGCTATATTTTTTCCCAAGTTGAGTCCATTTTGAATCTCCCATTCTATGAAATGGTAATAAATTTATTTCGTAAATTCCTAAATCATTCATAAAATCAGCTGTTGCCATTGCATTCTCTACAGTATCATTAAAATCACGAATAACTGGCATTCTAATAACTAATCTACCTTGCCAATTAGAATTTATTAATTCTTTTATATTTTTAAGAATTAAATCATTATATGCTCCTGTTTTTTCTTTATGTTTTTCTCTATCCATATGCTTAATGTCTATAAACGCAAAATCCACATATTTCATTCCTTCTAAAAATGTATTTGTATCCACAAATGCAGTTGTTTCAATTGCCGTATTGATGTACATTTCTTTGCATTTTTTTAAAGTAGATATTAGAAACTCGCTTTGATAAAAAGGTTCTCCCCCACTAAATGTGACACCTCCATTTGATCCCCAAAACTGCCTATCTCTATTTAAAATTTTTAGAAGTGAATCTACAGTGTAATTCTTCCCACAAATCCTTAATGCTTCATTATAACACACTTTAGCGCATTCAAAGCTAGTACAATTTTCACATACCTTCCAATCAACGTTTAATGAGTTATCATCTTTAAAAGATATTGCTTTTTTTTCACAAGCTTTTTCACATCTATTACATCCTTGGTCATGCTTACACTTTCCTTCAGCAAACATTATTTTTTCTTTTTTTGTCCAACTTTCTGGATTAGCACACCATTCACACTTTAAAAAGCATCCACTAAAAAAACACGTAGTTCTGCATCCAGGCCCATCATGTACAGAATAACTTTGAATATCAAAAATCAAACCTTTATTTTTATCCATAAGTTCTCCTTTCTTATCATAATATTTTTATTTAATTATTTATTGTTCTTAGCTGAAAGTGGTAACATTATTGCAATAATTGCAGAAAAAATAAATGCACATGCTGCAAATATTATGGAATTAAAATAACTTCCAGACAAGTCATATAAATAAGCTCCCATGAAACTACCAACTGCTGGTCCTATTGCCATTACTATTAGTGTTGCAAGTCCCCATATTTTACCTAATGATTTATTTCCATATATAGAACCTGCATATCCTGCTACACCACCTGGTTCTATTGCCCAATATACAGCAAAAAGAATACAAGATAATATTCCAAATACAATAGACTTTTTAGTCATAAGTAAAAAAGCACAAGCTAATAATCCAATTATAGGTGCAAATATCAACATAACTTTTCTAGCTTTAGCTTCATTATTATTGTATTTTCCAACCATTTTGTCTGCTATTCTTCCCATAATAGGCATAGTAAATATTCCTGCAATTCCAATTATTATATAAAGATTAGTTGCAGTACTTAATGACATCTTCACATCAACATTCCAAAATTTAACCACTTGTGTCCAAATTAAAAACTCTCCAAGCATACTTCCAAGGAATGTTAAAATTGCTCCCCAAATTGGGAATATGCTAAATGCTTCTTTTACTGACCAAGTTCTTGCTGCATCTTTTTTACCATTGGCCTTAATAGAATCCAATCCAAATGGTTCAAAATTATAATCTTCTGGATTCTTCTTTGCTACAGCAGCTGCAATTATAAGTGCAATAAGAACAACTACTGCTAGACCTCTCATTGCTGTTCTCCAGTCTGTAAAATTAAGTACTTGTTTAACAAGAAGACTTAATACTACTTGAGCCACTGGAGCACCCATAAATGCAATTCCCCACATACTGGCATAAGATTTACCAACATACCATTTACGTACAGAAACAGTTGATGAAACCCAAAGCATACCTGTTCCAATTCCAGCAAAAATAGCATATGGAATTAAATATCCTAAATAACTTTGAGCAAAACTTGTTACAAAAAAGCCTAAGCAAGCACATACTGATCCTATTGCATATGCAGGCTTTGTACCCCATTTATCAATTATCATGCCACTAAAATATGCAGTAATTGCATAAACTGTCATCATTAAAGAATATCCCAAAGTAAGTTGTGAAGATTGCCACCCTAAATTTTGTGACATCGGTACTTGTAATACTGAAAAAGTTGATCTAAATCCAAATAAGCAAAAAACAGCTAGCCATGAGGCTAGTACAACCATATGACCTAAATGATTAGCATTTTTTTGTTCCATATCATTACTCCCTTTTAAAGTAATAAAAGGATATGCTAAGACATTAACATACCCTTTTTAATTTTTAGTTTTGTTTTATATATTTTTACATAAAATAAAACCTAATTCTTAAATATATTTGATTATCTTTAATTGATTATTTTTAACTATCTTATTTATTAGTTTTATATCCTTCACAAGTAATAGCGTTTAAATCTCCAAATGTCCAAGCTTCGATTTTTAAGCCTGTACAAGTTCCCATATTATCTTTATCAGGATTCTTAAAATTTGCACAATTTCTACACTTATGAGTTTCATTAAAATTATTACAAACTGGTGTATCTATAAATATCATTTGATTAGATAATCTACAAATACCTTTTGCTGCATCTATTGATGAAAAATTTAAGCAATCATTGTGTTTCATATTTTCATTAGCCATTCTTTATTACACCCCTTCATATTCAGTTCTTGAAATAACTTCATCTTGTATTGGCTTACCAATCTCACACCAGTATTGTGTAAATCCTGCAACACGAACCATTAAATCTCTATAACTTTCTGGTTTTACTTGCGCTTCTTTTAAAACTTTTGAATCTACAACATTATATTGAATGTGATATCCACCCTTTCTCATATAAGAACGTGTTAAATCTAATAATTTTTTAGATCCTTCAATTCCCTTAATTGCACTTGGATGAATTTTTAAATTCATTTGTGAATTTTGAGACTTACTATGGTCCCAAACTGTAGCAGATGTAAATAATGCATATGGACCATTTTTATCTGTTCCTGGATAAGCTGACATAGATCCATCAGCATAAGTTGTGCCTGCTAAACGTCCATCTGTAGTTGCAAGTGTTGCTGCACCTTGTGCTCCATGAGTTGAAACAGAAATTTGACAAGCATACATCTTCTTACCATATAATGATTCATAATTATGACATACATCACAGAACCAATCTTCGTAATCCTTTAATATACTATCAACATATGGATCATCATTTCCATACTTAGGTGCTAATAAACAATCTCCATAAATATCATCATATTTAGAACTAATACCAGCTTTCTCTTGATCAGCTAATGAATAACTTCCTATTTCTTCAGCAGTCTTAAACCCAAAGTTATTAAGAATAGCTTCTCTCATTTCATCAAGGGTATATTTTTTATCATCATACACAAGTTTTTTTAAGGAAGCTAAACTATTTATTGTATTAATAGTTCCACAACTTTCTACATTGTAAGTTGCATTAAATCTGTATCCTAAATTTCCTATATGCTTACCAACATCTAGACAATTTGGTTTTAATAATGAGTTTACAATTGACATATTCTTTTTACGCCAAATATCATGTTGAATATTATTAGTCTTAGCAAGTACATCACAAGTTAGTTCATAATATTCTTTAAATTGATTCACTACGTCTTCAAATGTTTCTAACTTCCTATTATGCTCAGGATACACTTGCAAATTAGTCCTGTAATCCTTTCCGTTAGTTAATACAAGTTCCAATACTTTTGGATTAGCAATAAAGTGTACTCCAACAGAAGTAGGTTGACCTGCTCCACCTGGAATATCAAATTTTTCGCCATTTAAAGTAAGTTCTTTCCAAGTACAAGGTGAAGTTTCAAGACATCCACCTATCGCAACTGATCTTGCTTCTTCAATCGTCATTCCTTCATCGCCATATTGATTCATCATAAATTCTATTGCACCACGGTTGTTCATCCATGCAGGATAACCTGAACCTGTTTTATCACATTCAATACATTTTAATAAGAAGTCTTCTGGTAACTTTTCATCATAAAAACATGATAATGTAGGTTGAGGTGTAGCACATGTTATACCGGCCTCAACAATTAAATATTCCAATCTATTTGCTGCTGAACTCCCATCTTTCTTAAGTCCACCTAAAGTTAAGTTATTAAATGTATTTCCTGAAAGTACTCCTCCAACAACTCCTGTTGATGCAAAGCAATCAATACATGTAAATTTAACTCTATGAAGTTCTAAAAGTTCTAATACTTCTTTTTCTGTTATTCTTCCATTTTCTATATCTTGTTTAAACCAAGGATATAATACTTGTCCTACTCTACCTGGTGATAATCCAGAAATAGCATCTTCATTAATTACTGCTATGTGAATAATATAAGTTAATTGAAGTGCTTCTCTAAATGTGCGTGGTTGCTTATGAGCGATCCAATTTAAGCAGTCAGCAATTTCAATATATTCTTCTTTTTGAGACTGATTTTTTTCAATTAAAGCTAAATCTCTAGCATGCTTTTCATAATTTAATATCCAATTTTGAATACCTTCTAAAGTGATTTTAACAGCTTCATAAAAATATAGACGATCCATGCCTACAAGTCCGTCGCCATCAGCATTGCCTGCTACTTTTTTCTTACATTCTACAGCCATATCAATTAATCCATCAAATCCATATTGTAGTGGATAATAATAATTTACTACTTCCCTTCCTTGAGGTAATGTGAATCCTGAATCAAACATACAAATCAAAGATTTCATTATATTTTCTTTAATTTCATAGTCTGGTACCATTTGTTCATATTTATGTCCCAAATCATCTACTGATCTATCAACCCATTCTTTTGCAAGTTTAACTAGAACAGGTATTTCTTCTTGTCTCATTCCAAATTTACCTGCTATAGAAACTACATTTCCAAAACTCTTTGTAACATTTCCTCCACCAGTACCAAATTTACTTAATTCTCCAGCACTAGCACTACCTCTATTTAAAGCTTCCTTATATAGTTCATCTTCTTTAGCTACAAAAAAGCCTTCTGAAAGCCAAGGCATCGGAAATGATCCTCTATAATAATTAGTTTTTTGCATAACTAATTTTTCACCAGGTATAATATTAGGTGTTAGATGAGAATAAGCGCATTTAAGAGATTCAGCTCTTCTTACTACATCTACTTCACCTTCTAATTCATTCCATCTTCTGTTATACCAATATGGAAATTCAGTATTTGCAGTAGATAAAGTATCATAATAAATTTCTCTTAATCTTTTAGCTCTAGGTGTTGGTTCTTTATTTATTTCACGTTTTGTCATTTCCTCCGGAGCCTCTCCTCCAAATTGAAAATTTATTGGTAGACCCTTTTCAGCTAAAATATCTGCTAGCTTAGTTTTCTTATTCATATCATAATGCTCCTCCCTTTTTATGTTTTTAATAGTTACTTTGTATATCAACTATTAACACTCATAATATCTTAATAATTTAAAAAATATAATGGATGCTAATAATTGATATAAGTCTCTATTTAGATGAAAGTAAAATTTCATCTACAACTTATAACTCTATTTTTCTTTATATCTAAATTCTATGTACGAAACATGATTCTTATAATTAAACTAAGGTTGTAATAAATACCTATTAAATAAAATAAGATACAACCTAAGTTGTATCTTATTTTTAGTATTAATTATAATTTATTCTTTCAATAAACCTTTCATCTTCTAATACTTGCCTTATAGCTTTAATAATTTCTATACTAAACTCTCCTTTTTCACATTCATCACTTAATTTAAATATACTAGCTTCACTGTCTTTTAGTTCATCTAATAGCTCAATGAATCTATTTACTGTAATTAGTATCTTTAAGTTTTGTGACATTTCACTAGATTTCAAACCATCAGGAAACCCATTACCATTCATCTTTTCATGATGATTTCTTATAAATACTTTTAACCATTTATACATATTTAAATCTGAAACAATGTTTTCTCCAATTTCCACATGTTCCAACGATGTATTAGAAAAAATTTTACCTATATCATGTAAATATGCACCTATTATCAGTTGTTTCATTTCATAATCATTTAAACTTAATATCTTACCAACTTTTTCGCAATAATTTTTTACATCTTTACAATGCAAATATATGTTTGTATCCTTTAATCTTATAATATTTAATAAACTCAAGGTTACATTATCTATTTGTTCCATGTTATCAAATACTCTTTTAGACTTTATAGCCCAAGCAATTCTATTTTTTAATTCTTGGTAAACAATAGGCTTTGATAAAAATATATCTGCACCAACATTATAACCCCGTATTTTATCTTCAATTTCATTTAATACTGTTAACATTATAATAGGAATATTCTCAGTTTCCTCAGTTTCTTTTAACTTTTTACATGTTTCAAATCCATTCATTCCTGGTAACATAACATCTAAAAGAATCACATCTGGATTAACTCTTGTAGCTAATTTAAATCCATCAAATCCATCAAATGCCAAGTATACACAATATCCCCATGCATATAGTAAATCTTTAATTATTTCACAGTTTTGCTTGTTGTCATCTATAATTAATACTTTATCCATGCTTCTTTCACTCCATATTATTGA
This genomic interval carries:
- a CDS encoding response regulator gives rise to the protein MDKVLIIDDNKQNCEIIKDLLYAWGYCVYLAFDGFDGFKLATRVNPDVILLDVMLPGMNGFETCKKLKETEETENIPIIMLTVLNEIEDKIRGYNVGADIFLSKPIVYQELKNRIAWAIKSKRVFDNMEQIDNVTLSLLNIIRLKDTNIYLHCKDVKNYCEKVGKILSLNDYEMKQLIIGAYLHDIGKIFSNTSLEHVEIGENIVSDLNMYKWLKVFIRNHHEKMNGNGFPDGLKSSEMSQNLKILITVNRFIELLDELKDSEASIFKLSDECEKGEFSIEIIKAIRQVLEDERFIERINYN
- the hpdA gene encoding 4-hydroxyphenylacetate decarboxylase activase, producing the protein MDKNKGLIFDIQSYSVHDGPGCRTTCFFSGCFLKCEWCANPESWTKKEKIMFAEGKCKHDQGCNRCEKACEKKAISFKDDNSLNVDWKVCENCTSFECAKVCYNEALRICGKNYTVDSLLKILNRDRQFWGSNGGVTFSGGEPFYQSEFLISTLKKCKEMYINTAIETTAFVDTNTFLEGMKYVDFAFIDIKHMDREKHKEKTGAYNDLILKNIKELINSNWQGRLVIRMPVIRDFNDTVENAMATADFMNDLGIYEINLLPFHRMGDSKWTQLGKKYSYSNDEPTSEDKLDELQDIYLDRKIACYIGSETSF
- a CDS encoding DegV family protein, which codes for MKKFIITTDTTADLPKEYFDENNIGLLTMSFQMDGKEYIGDEVLDIKDFYDKMRSGSMPTTAQVNPEQAKIQFEKYLKEGYDVLHICFSSGLSGSFNSTRIASIELEETYPDNKVIVIDSLSVSSGEGLLVYKAVELKKNGKNIEEIAAWLEENKLNVCQYFTVDDLNHLYRGGRVSKTTAILGTVIGVKPIIHVDNEGKLIPISKTRGRKQSLAKLLDNMEKLMGSYKCENDIIFVSHGDAEKDAEIVANKIRERFGIESIMINNIGPIIGTHSGPGTVAVFFMGENR
- the hpdC gene encoding 4-hydroxyphenylacetate decarboxylase small subunit gives rise to the protein MANENMKHNDCLNFSSIDAAKGICRLSNQMIFIDTPVCNNFNETHKCRNCANFKNPDKDNMGTCTGLKIEAWTFGDLNAITCEGYKTNK
- a CDS encoding MFS transporter; its protein translation is MEQKNANHLGHMVVLASWLAVFCLFGFRSTFSVLQVPMSQNLGWQSSQLTLGYSLMMTVYAITAYFSGMIIDKWGTKPAYAIGSVCACLGFFVTSFAQSYLGYLIPYAIFAGIGTGMLWVSSTVSVRKWYVGKSYASMWGIAFMGAPVAQVVLSLLVKQVLNFTDWRTAMRGLAVVVLIALIIAAAVAKKNPEDYNFEPFGLDSIKANGKKDAARTWSVKEAFSIFPIWGAILTFLGSMLGEFLIWTQVVKFWNVDVKMSLSTATNLYIIIGIAGIFTMPIMGRIADKMVGKYNNNEAKARKVMLIFAPIIGLLACAFLLMTKKSIVFGILSCILFAVYWAIEPGGVAGYAGSIYGNKSLGKIWGLATLIVMAIGPAVGSFMGAYLYDLSGSYFNSIIFAACAFIFSAIIAIMLPLSAKNNK
- the hpdB gene encoding 4-hydroxyphenylacetate decarboxylase large subunit, whose translation is MNKKTKLADILAEKGLPINFQFGGEAPEEMTKREINKEPTPRAKRLREIYYDTLSTANTEFPYWYNRRWNELEGEVDVVRRAESLKCAYSHLTPNIIPGEKLVMQKTNYYRGSFPMPWLSEGFFVAKEDELYKEALNRGSASAGELSKFGTGGGNVTKSFGNVVSIAGKFGMRQEEIPVLVKLAKEWVDRSVDDLGHKYEQMVPDYEIKENIMKSLICMFDSGFTLPQGREVVNYYYPLQYGFDGLIDMAVECKKKVAGNADGDGLVGMDRLYFYEAVKITLEGIQNWILNYEKHARDLALIEKNQSQKEEYIEIADCLNWIAHKQPRTFREALQLTYIIHIAVINEDAISGLSPGRVGQVLYPWFKQDIENGRITEKEVLELLELHRVKFTCIDCFASTGVVGGVLSGNTFNNLTLGGLKKDGSSAANRLEYLIVEAGITCATPQPTLSCFYDEKLPEDFLLKCIECDKTGSGYPAWMNNRGAIEFMMNQYGDEGMTIEEARSVAIGGCLETSPCTWKELTLNGEKFDIPGGAGQPTSVGVHFIANPKVLELVLTNGKDYRTNLQVYPEHNRKLETFEDVVNQFKEYYELTCDVLAKTNNIQHDIWRKKNMSIVNSLLKPNCLDVGKHIGNLGYRFNATYNVESCGTINTINSLASLKKLVYDDKKYTLDEMREAILNNFGFKTAEEIGSYSLADQEKAGISSKYDDIYGDCLLAPKYGNDDPYVDSILKDYEDWFCDVCHNYESLYGKKMYACQISVSTHGAQGAATLATTDGRLAGTTYADGSMSAYPGTDKNGPYALFTSATVWDHSKSQNSQMNLKIHPSAIKGIEGSKKLLDLTRSYMRKGGYHIQYNVVDSKVLKEAQVKPESYRDLMVRVAGFTQYWCEIGKPIQDEVISRTEYEGV